In Streptomyces sp. NBC_01707, a genomic segment contains:
- a CDS encoding copper chaperone PCu(A)C, with the protein MNRRTVLAGVVALTTGLTLAGCSASGDKPELKVTGAFMPQPVNDMAAGFLVVQNSGDSSDRLTSVTSPLSDDVTIHRTTNQTMRMVTSFEVPAGGALDLERGGNHIMFMKLKQRPRQGEKVSVELHFEKADPIKVDLPVKETTYNPKKQ; encoded by the coding sequence GTGAACCGCCGCACCGTCCTCGCCGGCGTCGTCGCCCTCACCACCGGGCTGACGCTGGCGGGGTGCTCGGCCTCGGGCGACAAGCCCGAACTGAAGGTGACCGGTGCGTTCATGCCACAGCCCGTCAACGACATGGCGGCCGGCTTCCTCGTCGTGCAGAACAGCGGCGACAGCTCCGACCGGCTCACTTCGGTCACCAGCCCGCTCTCCGACGACGTCACGATCCACCGCACGACGAACCAGACGATGCGCATGGTGACGTCCTTCGAGGTGCCCGCGGGCGGCGCGCTGGACCTGGAGCGCGGCGGCAACCACATCATGTTCATGAAACTGAAGCAGCGGCCCAGGCAGGGCGAGAAGGTGTCCGTCGAGCTGCACTTCGAGAAGGCCGACCCCATAAAGGTCGACCTTCCCGTGAAGGAGACCACCTACAACCCGAAGAAGCAGTGA
- a CDS encoding SCO family protein, whose translation MRKKTVLAAAFVAAAALTLSACGSSDDADKPLADVSAQAKTQAATLLDQPFTKPDLVLTDTHGKKYDLRERTKGKPTLIYFGYTNCPDVCPLIMSNIAIAKKSLPKADQDKLQVVFVTTDPERDTPSSLGSWLRAQDASFIGLTGDFPTIQAGARQIGIGIDPPKKEKDGTVVSMHGSQVIAFSPKTDKGYVLYSEDTTPDDYTKDLPKIIKGENP comes from the coding sequence ATGCGTAAGAAAACGGTGCTGGCCGCGGCGTTCGTCGCCGCGGCCGCTCTCACCCTGTCGGCCTGCGGCAGCAGCGACGACGCCGACAAGCCCCTCGCGGACGTCTCCGCCCAGGCGAAGACGCAGGCCGCGACGTTGCTCGACCAGCCGTTCACCAAGCCCGACCTCGTCCTGACCGACACCCATGGCAAGAAGTACGACCTGCGCGAGCGGACCAAGGGCAAGCCGACGCTCATCTACTTCGGCTACACCAACTGCCCCGACGTCTGCCCGCTCATCATGAGCAACATCGCCATCGCCAAGAAGTCCCTGCCCAAGGCCGACCAGGACAAGCTCCAGGTCGTCTTCGTCACCACCGACCCCGAACGGGACACCCCGTCCTCGCTGGGCAGCTGGCTCAGAGCCCAGGACGCCTCCTTCATCGGTCTCACCGGCGACTTCCCGACCATCCAGGCGGGCGCACGCCAGATCGGCATCGGCATCGACCCGCCGAAGAAGGAGAAGGACGGCACAGTCGTCTCGATGCACGGGTCGCAGGTCATCGCTTTCTCCCCGAAGACCGACAAGGGGTACGTGCTGTACAGCGAGGACACCACGCCCGACGACTACACCAAGGACCTCCCCAAGATCATCAAGGGGGAGAACCCGTGA
- a CDS encoding YcnI family protein, producing MNVSRIALVGGVAASTVLILAGTASAHVSVQPQGEAAKGGYATINFKVPNERDDSSTTKLEVNFPTDHPLASVMPQPVPGWKIVVTKSKLAKPLEIHGNKIDEAVSKVTWSAEGSKNDLGIRPGQFQQFPLSVGQLPEDADQLVFKAIQTYDNKDVVRWIEEQKDGAEEPESPAPVLKLTAATTDEHGAAADKAGAAGPDQKKDEHTEASSASSSSSDTTARVLGIVGILIGAAGVAFGVLAGRRRTA from the coding sequence ATGAACGTTTCCCGCATCGCCCTCGTCGGCGGCGTCGCCGCGTCCACCGTGCTGATCCTTGCCGGTACGGCATCCGCGCACGTCAGCGTGCAGCCGCAGGGCGAGGCCGCCAAGGGCGGCTACGCGACGATCAACTTCAAGGTCCCGAACGAGCGCGACGACTCCTCGACGACCAAGCTCGAGGTCAACTTCCCGACCGACCACCCGCTCGCTTCCGTGATGCCGCAGCCGGTGCCCGGCTGGAAGATCGTCGTCACCAAGAGCAAGCTCGCCAAGCCGCTCGAGATCCACGGCAACAAGATCGACGAAGCGGTCTCCAAGGTCACCTGGTCCGCCGAGGGCAGCAAGAACGACCTCGGCATCCGCCCGGGCCAGTTCCAGCAGTTCCCGCTCTCCGTCGGCCAGCTCCCCGAGGACGCCGACCAGCTGGTGTTCAAGGCCATCCAGACGTACGACAACAAGGACGTCGTCCGCTGGATCGAGGAGCAGAAGGACGGCGCCGAGGAGCCCGAGAGCCCGGCACCGGTTCTCAAGCTGACCGCCGCGACCACCGACGAGCACGGCGCCGCCGCCGACAAGGCCGGTGCGGCGGGCCCCGACCAGAAGAAGGACGAACACACCGAGGCGTCGTCCGCGTCGTCCTCCTCCAGTGACACCACGGCCCGCGTCCTCGGCATCGTCGGCATCCTCATCGGCGCCGCCGGGGTGGCCTTCGGCGTCCTGGCCGGCCGTCGACGCACCGCCTGA